Proteins from a genomic interval of Lycium ferocissimum isolate CSIRO_LF1 chromosome 2, AGI_CSIRO_Lferr_CH_V1, whole genome shotgun sequence:
- the LOC132035066 gene encoding peroxidase 72-like: MAQFMNFFMVVVLLAVAPICLSTKTYGGYLFPQFYDRSCPQAKEIVMSIVAKAVAKEARMAASLLRLHFHDCFVKGCDASLLLDSSGSIISEKRSNPNRNSARGFEVIDEIKKALEKECPQTVSCADILALAARDSTVLAGGPNWDVPLGRRDSRDASISGSNYNIPAPNNTFQTILTKFKLKGLDIVDLVALSGSHTIGNARCTSFRQRLYNQSGNSLPDSTLEQSYAAQLRTRCPRSGGDQTLFVMDFVSPIKFDNSYFKNLLASKGLLNSDQVLVTKNQESLALVKQYAENSELFFEHFTKSMVRMGNISPLTGSRGEIRKNCRKVNS, translated from the exons ATGGCTCAATTTATGAACTTCTTCATGGTCGTTGTTCTCCTTGCTGTTGCACCAATTTGTCTCTCTACTAAGACTTATGGTGGTTACTTATTCCCACAATTTTATGACCGATCATGTCCCCAAGCAAAAGAAATTGTCATGTCTATTGTTGCCAAGGCCGTAGCTAAAGAGGCTCGAATGGCTGCTTCATTGTTGAGGCTGCATTTCCACGATTGCTTTGTCAAG GGGTGTGATGCATCTCTACTTCTTGACAGCAGTGGAAGCATAATTAGTGAGAAGAGATCAAATCCCAACAGGAATTCAGCTCGTGGATTTGAAGTGATTGATGAAATTAAGAAGGCATTGGAGAAGGAGTGCCCGCAAACTGTCTCTTGTGCAGACATCTTGGCACTAGCTGCAAGGGATTCAACTGTTTTA GCTGGTGGACCAAATTGGGACGTACCATTAGGAAGAAGAGACTCCAGAGATGCCAGTATAAGTGGCTCCAACTATAACATACCTGCTCCAAACAACACATTTCAAACCATTCTCACTAAATTCAAATTAAAAGGGCTTGATATTGTTGACCTTGTAGCTTTATCTG GAAGCCACACCATTGGTAATGCAAGATGCACCAGCTTCAGGCAGAGACTCTACAACCAGTCGGGAAACAGTTTACCAGACTCTACACTGGAACAGTCATATGCTGCCCAATTGCGCACTAGGTGCCCAAGATCTGGTGGTGACCAAACTTTATTTGTCATGGACTTTGTCTCCCCAATAAAATTTGATAACAGCTACTTCAAGAACTTGTTGGCATCAAAGGGACTGTTGAACTCAGACCAAGTCCTTGTGACTAAGAATCAAGAATCACTAGCACTGGTGAAACAGTATGCAGAGAACAGTGAGCTTTTCTTCGAGCATTTCACGAAATCTATGGTTAGGATGGGAAATATTTCACCTTTGACGGGTTCCAGGGGAGAAATCAGGAAGAATTGCAGGAAGGTTAACTCCTAA
- the LOC132035075 gene encoding SKP1-like protein 11, with protein sequence MASSSSSSKATSAEISEEKKMLTLISSDGDKFELEQSIAIQSLTIKNMVEDDYTTIPLPNVDTETLTKVIDYMKMHAVEKTEMNQEELKKFDELFVKGSFDEVYEVVLAANYLDIKSMMDLLCQSIADRIKNKSVNAVRKIFNVDNDYTPEEEEEVKKEHAWAHEGVEFDDSLE encoded by the coding sequence ATggcctcatcatcatcatcatcaaaagCAACATCTGCAGAAATAAGTGAGGAAAAGAAAATGCTAACCTTAATCTCCTCAGATGGTGACAAATTTGAACTGGAACAATCCATCGCTATTCAATCCTTAACAATCAAAAACATGGTAGAAGATGACTACACAACAATCCCTCTTCCAAATGTTGATACAGAAACCCTAACAAAAGTGATTGATTACATGAAAATGCATGCTGTTGAGAAGACAGAGATGAATCAAGAAGAGTTAAAGAAATTTGACGAGTTATTCGTTAAAGGGAGTTTTGATGAGGTTTATGAAGTTGTATTGGCTGCTAATTACCTTGACATTAAGAGTATGATGGATTTATTGTGTCAATCGATTGCTGATAGGATTAAGAACAAGTCGGTTAATGCTGTTAGGAAGATATTTAATGTGGATAATGATTATACAcctgaggaagaagaagaggttaAAAAGGAACATGCTTGGGCTCATGAAGGTGTTGAATTTGATGATTCTCTTGAGTAG
- the LOC132035057 gene encoding D-2-hydroxyglutarate dehydrogenase, mitochondrial, producing the protein MEDWKVTYRLLTHCKHLFNSRSTPIFHNSKRFCSSGCRYHFNQSPELEKPYIGNYQQEFQTFKHPLVSLGMNQWNICRSQYRCFASQATIIQRRPDFSTISSEDLSYFKNLLGERGVVQDAETLDAVNTDWMRKYQGSSKLMLQPRTAEEVSQVLKYCNSRGLAVVPQGGNTGLVGGSVPAFDEVIVSMSHMNKIISFDKVSGILVCEAGCILENLIAFLDNQGFVMPLDLGAKGSCQIGGNVSTNAGGLRLLRYGSLHGSVLGLEVVLANGTVLDMLGTLRKDNTGYDLKHLFIGSEGSLGIVTKVSILTPPKLSSVNVCFLACKDYASCLKLLLEAKWKLGEILSAFEFLDHDAMDLVLKHLEGVRNPFPSSMHNFYVLIETTGSSESYDREKLDAFLLHSMENDLISDGVVAQDITQASSCWHIREGIPEALMKAGGVYKYDLSIPVEKMYDLVEEMRVRLDASAKVVAYGHLGDGNLHLNISTPQYDDNILSEIEPFVYEWTSKHKGSISAEHGLGLMKANKIHYTKSTETVQLMATIKKLLDPNGILNPYKVLPPSLFTKS; encoded by the exons GTTGTAGGTATCATTTTAACCAATCTCCTGAGTTGGAAAAACCTTATATTGGTAATTATCAACAAGAATTTCAAACATTCAAACATCCCCTAGTATCTCTGGGTATGAATCAGTGGAACATATGCAGAAGCCAGTATAGATGTTTTGCTTCTCAGGCCACCATTATTCAGAGAAGACCTGATTTTTCAACAATTAGCTCAGAAGACTTGAGCTATTTCAAGAATTTATTAGGGGAAAGAGGGGTGGTTCAGGATGCGGAGACACTGGATGCTGTGAACACGGATTGGATGAGAAAATACCAGGGCAGCAGTAAGCTTATGCTCCAACCTAGGACAGCAGAAGAG GTATCTCAGGTTCTTAAATATTGCAATTCAAGGGGCCTGGCTGTTGTTCCTCAAGGGGGGAATACAGGTCTTGTGGGAGGAAGTGTACCTGCTTTTGATGAG GTGATTGTCAGTATGAGTCATATGAATAAAATCATTTCTTTTGACAAG GTTAGCGGCATACTGGTTTGTGAGGCAGGATGCATTTTGGAAAACCTCATCGCTTTTCTGGATAACCAAGG GTTTGTTATGCCACTAGATTTAGGTGCTAAAGGAAGCTGCCAAATTGGTGGAAACGTCTCTACTAATGCTGGTGGCTTGCGACTTCTCCGCTATGGTTCACTGCATGGCAGTGTCCTTG GTCTTGAAGTGGTTTTAGCAAATGGAACGGTGCTTGATATGCTCGGCACTTTACGAAAAGATAACACTGGATATGACTTGAAACATTTATTTATAG GGAGTGAAGGATCCTTGGGAATTGTAACAAAGGTTTCCATTCTAACTCCTCCAAAGTTGTCCTCTGTAAATGTATGCTTTCTTGCTTGTAAGGATTATGCAAGCTGCCTG AAACTTTTGTTAGAGGCAAAGTGGAAACTTGGAGAAATTCTTTCTGCATTTGAATTCCTTGATCATGACGCAATGGATCTG GTCCTGAAACATCTAGAAGGTGTCCGTAATCCATTTCCGTCGTCAATGCATAATTTTTATGTTCTGATCGAGACAACGGGCAGTAGTGAGTCTTATGATAG AGAGAAACTAGATGCCTTCTTGCTTCACTCAATGGAAAATGACTTGATAAGTGATGGAGTTGTTGCACAAGATATAACTCAGGCATCTTCTTGCTGGCATATTCGTGAG GGTATTCCAGAAGCTTTGATGAAGGCAGGAGGTGTATATAAATATGATTTGTCAATACCGGTTGAAAAGATGTATGATCTTGTTGAGGAAATGAGAGTCCGACTTG ATGCTTCAGCAAAAGTAGTTGCTTATGGTCACCTTGGGGATGGAAACTTACATCTAAATATCTCAACTCCTCAGTATGATGATAAC ATATTATCAGAGATCGAGCCTTTCGTTTATGAATGGACTTCTAAGCACAAAGGGAGTATTAGTGCCGAACATGGCCTTGGACTGATGAAAGCCAATAAGATCCATTACACCAAGTCAACTGAAACT GTGCAATTAATGGCTACCATTAAGAAGCTACTGGACCCTAATGGAATTCTGAACCCATATAAAGTTCTACCGCCTTCCCTTTTCACAAAAAGCTGA
- the LOC132035071 gene encoding uncharacterized protein LOC132035071, which produces MFATAIRLIGRKPKPKMKPIELKTPPEQTQTITRVIFDILKEHGPLTIADTWERVKDVGLRGLTSKRHMKIVLRWMRERQKLKLICNHVGPQKQFLYTTWFTKLNTMHMKPGTDTSWPNTKQIMPRSDISRPKSS; this is translated from the exons ATGTTTGCGACAGCGATAAGGTTGATAGGGAGGAAACCAAAGCCAAAAATGAAACCCATTGAGCTTAAAACCCCACCTGAGCAGACTCAAACTATTACAAGGGTTATCTTCGACATTTTGAAGGAACATGGCCCTCTCACCATTGCTGATACCTGGGAACGTGTCAAG GATGTTGGCTTGAGAGGCTTGACAAGCAAAAGGCACATGAAGATAGTTTTAAGATGGATGAGGGAAAGACAAAAGCTTAAGCTTATATGCAATCATGTAGGGCCCCAGAAGCAATTTCTGTATACGACCTGGTTCACAAAACTAAATACAATGCATATGAAGCCAGGAACTGATACTTCTTGGCCAAATACAAAGCAGATAATGCCAAGAAGTGATATTTCCCGGCCAAAGTCATCATAA